The Lysobacter helvus nucleotide sequence AGTCTCGAGCGATACAAGATTAGTGCACTTCGCGCTGTCCCTCGAAATGTACATCCAGGACTTAAGACTCGGACCGTCCTGGAGGAATACCGATGCTTTCGGTAGTCCCTCTTTGACCGTGTAGTCAGGCACACCACAGCCGGTCAGCACTATCGCGAGCGCGACCGTCGAAGTAATTCGAATCATAATTCCCCATGTGATCACATCCCGTAGGGAAGGTTAGCACGCAGCATCGCAACGCTAGTCCGGGCGGACATTGGCCGAGTGACCGCTTTCGACCCAAAGCGGACATTCGCCTGCAATCGCACGATCCGGTAAAACGGGCGGGTAGGCGTGCGCGCCGCAGAGACTCGTTATGGAAACAGTCGAGGTACATCCGCATTCGTTTTCGTCGGAGTCCTGGCCCTTCGCGGATCCGATCAATACGCTCGCCTATGCATCCAGTCAGGTCCTCAACGGCCGCCCGATACTGCTCGTGTTCCATGATCACGACGGGGAATGGCAGTTCCTGACTGGCGAGGATCGCGAGGAGTGCAAGATCATTTGCCTCGGTTGCGCATTTGAGCGGGATGCTGCCCTTGCAGGTCTTGCTGCCATGCCAATCGGCTGGATGGCTTACAGGGCTTCAATGGACAAGAGTTGGCAGTGCGAGCCATACGAGGATAGCGACGGGGTTGAGGACTAACGGTTCGCGAATATCGAATGTCCGCTTCTGGCCGGAAGCGGACATCAAGCCTGGGCGTCCGCTATCGACCCAAAGCGGACATTCGCGGTCTCTCGTTTATCGTATGGGGCAGACGCTTTCGAGATTCGCCCAATGCCAGAGGCAGAACAGGATTTGGAAAAGCGGCTGCTTGCTGCGGCCCTCTACGAGTTGCGCGTCCAGCTTTCTGGACATCTCGGGGAAGACGACACGCCAGCTGGCGCCGCCGCTCGATTTGCATACACATTTCACAACCAGGCCTTGGCGGTTCTTTCCGGCGAGAGGATTGATGTGCATGCGGCTCTCGATGCGCTCGACCAATGGGAGCCCATCTTCGGCGAGAAGTATTTGAGCCACTTTCGTCGCACGGTGCTTTCCGGCGACGGCAGCTAGCCATGTCCGCTTTTGGCCGAAAGCGGACACCGGAAGTCATCTGGCCAAGCACGAGGAAAGGATGGATGCGCGCTGAAATCGAAGACTGGAAGAACGGTTGGTTCGGTATCGGCCTCGGCCTGTCCGTCCATGACATCGAACGACTCATTGCACTGCTCACCGAACTCCGCGACGACCCGGATCAACATTTCCACCTCTCGAGCGACTACGCGGGTGCTGGCGGCGTCGGAGACATCGAGATCTACGTGCAGTCATCCGACGAGCCAAGCAACATGCATCTCTTCGGCATGGCGCTGGCGCCCGGCGAATTCGTCCAGGAGTGAATCCTTCCATGACACGTTGGCTTTCGATCGTGTGCTTTGCCCTGTCCGCGGTCGGCTTTGCGCTGACGACCTATGTCTTCAGTGACTGGAACCAGGCGCCCGCCGATCTACCCCTCCCGGGGCCTGGTTACTCGGTGGCGGAACCGTTCCACCTCGCGACGGGCGGCAAGTTCGAATTGCGGGCCAGCGTCCCGGTGATGGTTGCGGACCGCGAGGTGGGCACGCCGCCATCGCCGCCCCCGATCCCTACGAACTTGCGGCTTGTCATCGAGCAAGGCGAGATCACCAAGGTCGACATGCCCATCGTGGAGATGGGACACATGGGTCGGTACGTCTTCGGCAAGGTGGACTCGTATGTGGCGCGACCGGTCGTGACATTGCCGCGAGGGGACTACGTCATCCGGCTGACGGGGCTCGGGAATGCCGTCGCGCCACGGGGCGGCGCCATGCTGTCCCTGGAACGGGCAGGGGATCCGACGACGGCGGTCCTGCTGTCCGGTTTGACGCGGATGGCGAGTGCTTGCGCGTTTGTGCTCGGGCTTGGGTTGCTGCCGTGGCGTGCGTGGCGCGGGAAGGAAGGAGCACCTGCGCGTGTTTGAAGTGCTGCCAGGCCTTCCCCCTTACGGAGACCTGCCCACGCTGATCAGCGACACGGGCTCGACCGTTTACCGGGAGGGCTACGTGATCCGCTTCCTGGCGGGCACGCGCGAAGCGTGGGTCGGCAACTTCCAGCGCGGCTTGTGTTCCTTCGACCAGGTGGTCGCGTTTCCCGACGGGCAGCATGTGCTCGTCATCGCGGGTGGCTCGGCCTACCTCGTGCACCCTGCGACGAAATCCATCATCGCGTCGCTGGGAGGGCAGGTCGAATCCTGCACGCCCACGCCGGACGCCCGTGGCTTCGTGCTTTCGGACTTGACGGACATCGAGCTGGTGAACGGTTCGGGCCTGGTCTGGCGGAGCCGTCGGCTTGCGTGGGATGGCGTCCGCGTCCTGCAAGTCACGGGCGACGACGTCCTCGGCGAGGCCAGGCACTACGACGACACCTGGCATCCATTCCGGGTCAGCCTCGCGAATGGCGAGGCAACGGGTGGTGCGTATGAAGAAGTGGCCAACGCTCCCTCGGGCATCTACCTGCGAGCTTCCTTGATGTTCAAGGCGGCCATCACCGGATGGATGATGGCCGCGATTTCCACCGCACTGCTTTTTGCGGGATACCCGCAAGCCAAGCCATTTGCCGTGCTGGGTGTCCTCCTGGGCTGTGGCGCAATCGCGGCTGGAGCGATCGCAAGCCTTGGAGGCGGGTTGATCAACGATCTGAAGGGAAGGCAATGAAGTCGGCGGTCATGCTGGTTGCGTTGTTGCCTCTATTCGGATGCGCGAGGCACGAGGCGGATTCGAACGCAATCGCAGCGTTTGCCTTGCACCCGGCCGGGAGCATCGAGGGGCTCGCCGACGTTCCCGAGCAAGGCTTGTATGCGATCTCCCTTCGCTATGAGTTCGCCACGCCGGAAGCGCGCCAGGCGGCCTGGGAAGTCGCAAGCAGTCTCCGCGGCGGCGCGTCCTTCGATGTCGCGGTCACGTTGAAGACGCCGGTGGGCGGCACGGCCGTGGACGCCACGTTCAAATGCCCGCGGCTGACGTCGTGGAGCGAGCACGAACTTGAGGCGGAGTTGACGCGACTGGAATTGACCCCTGGTCGATACGAGGTCGTCGCGAGGATCCGGAACGGTCCTTCGCCCATGGGCGTTCCGATCAAGATCGCGATCGCTCCCGCGTACGTGGGCAAATAACTGCTCGAGGTAATGTCCGCGCCTGGCCGACAGCGGACATATCGAGTGACCGCTTTCGACCCGAAGCGGACATTGCGCCTACTGGTCTGGCAGAGTTGCGACTTGGTCGAAGGCATGCAGGTCAAGAATGAGCACTCTCGGGAAGGGGATGGCCGCGGCGAGCATCCTGGTCGTGGCGCTATGCGCCCCAGGCCTCTACAACCGCCATAAGGCCGAGTCGTTCTGCGGATCCGTTACTTCGACCGAAACGCGAAACACGATTGTTGCGCGGGCCAACGCGCGCGGCCTTTTCGTCAACCCGGTCGACACCGACGAGAAATCCGTTTGGGTGTTCAGTCACAGAGCGCCCATGTGGCGCTATGCCTGCATCCTTGAATTCAAAGCGGGTAGCGTTTCAAGCAAAAGTGTTTTCGCTGCCGACTGAGAAAATGTCGGCTTCTGGCCGATAGCAGGCACTGCGAGAGCCTCACGAGGGGAGCGGAACTCATGTCACCAACGAGGATAGGCGCCGATTTCAACGGACTAGTCCCCGTCGTCGACTTTTTAGGCCGAGTCTGCTTGCATAGGCTTTGACTCATGGATGGTCGGGGTAAAGACATGCCCATCTTGCGGTTTCGGGAACGAGTCCGCGCGGAAGGCCGGTTCATTCGTCAAATGGGCGCAGGTCGCTTTGCGATCATCAGCCTCGACGTCGAACCCATTTTGTCCGGGTTTGAGTTTTGTTGGGAAGTCGCGCCCGATCTTGTTCCGCCAGCCTATGCAGATGCCGCCCTTGCGGGTATCAATGGGTTGCTTGAGCGTTCCGGTCTCACATGCGATCAGACCCGCGTCCGTGTCGTCGAAGGGGCGCATCACGCTGTCGATTCAAGCCCCATGTGCTACACGGTCGCAACGAGCATTGCTTTCCAGGATGCAATCGATCGTGCCGGCATGACTTCCGACTACTAACGGAGTCGCTTTCGCTGATGTCCGCTTCTGGCCGAAAGCGGACACTAGGCCCCTGTCCCACCAGACGATGGCAATAGCAATGATGACCCGTCTATTGTTTTTGACCGCATGGCTGGTGCTCCCAATCGGGCAGGCACATGCCTCCGGTCTGCCCTTGCCGAAGGATGCCAAGCGAACTATCGCTGCTGTCCATGCTGCGGCAGAAAGCAAGGACGTTCGCGCTCTGCGAAAGTTGATGAAAACGGACTTTGTCTGGAGCTTCGGCGGGTACGGCAGCGCGGACCAGGCCATCCAAGCATGGCAAGAGTCACCAGCCCAACTGAAGGAACTCGCGCGAGTCACTTCGCTCGCCTGCTCCTACGTCGACCCCGGCATCGTTCAGTGCCCTCCCGACGCCGGCATGGATCCCCGCGCCGGCTTTGAGAAGGGCAAGAGTGGCTGGCGAATGACCTACTTTGTTGCTGGCGATTAGAAGAAGCTTGGCCCTCGTCCGACGTGGCGAGTGTCCGCTCCTGTCCAATAGCCGCCATGGGTCGCCGGGTGTCCGCTTCCGACCAAAAGCTGACACTTCATTTCGGGCAGAATTGCGAGCGTCTAGCCGTTAGTCGGTGCACAGAATGATTCGTCGGATTGTCCAAATTGCATCCAGCGCAGTGATCGTGCTTTGGGCCTGCGCTTGGCTGCCGCGAGAAGCGCTTCCTGAGGTGCTGTATTGGTTCCTCTTCTGGTTCGGAGGAGTTCTCACCTTGCTACTGGTGCCAGCTCTTATCAGTTTCGTCTGGGCAGTCTGGCCGTCCGGTATCCGCGAATGACCGCTTCTGGCCGATAGCGGACATTGGTAGCCTTGGTTGCCGCTCGCCAATGCGGCGCTGCCATGGAGGCGTCATGTTGCGTCGCATCGTTCTGCTTGGTTTCTTGGCTGGAATCGCGTCGCCGGTCTTGGCGGGGGAGGTTTGCCCGCGCGAGTTTCACGGCAGGATTCAACCCGTCGAAGGTTCTGGCTGGGAGGTCGTCTCTCCACCCGACAAGGCCAGTGTGCTGTCCCTCACGGGACTCTCGTTTTCCCGCGGGCATCCCCGGGACATGATGGTGCTGGCACCAGACAGGGTGATCGATCACAAGGGGGCCTCGGTCGAAGTTGTCAGCGTCCGCAAGGGCGACTGGGTGACGTGCGTCTATACCGATCCCCGATCGAAGACGGGATTCTCGCTCGCGAAGAAACTCGACGTCGTTTCCTCTTGCGAAATCCAATTCCGCAGGGGCAAGCCAGGCGCGTTGGTTAGCAACGCATGCAAGTAAGCGGGCGTTCGTTGAAGTTGCCCTCTGGCACCTTGACGAATGTCCGCTTCTGGCCGATAGCGGACGCCCAGCATCCCACTCGGTCGCGCAGTTCGGGACGACCGCTTCCGACCCAAAGCATGAGCGATGAAAACAACTATTAGCTTGTCCGAAAAAGACCTCAAGGCAGGGACCTTTTCTCTTCACGTCACATTGGCCAACGACGAGGAAAGCGTGCAGTCATTGCCTATAGAGCGCCTCATCGCTGACGCGGAGCTTACGGCTCTGGAGTTGCGCGACAAAGATGACGCCCGACTTCAGCCAATAGAGTACAAGCTCGTGAACCCCGCGCATGCTGCGCCTAACCACCTGCTTTCCCCAGGCGAATCTGTGCAATTTGAGCTAAAGGGCAAGCTTGAAGAGATGCTGCCGGAAGTTCTTGCGCTCATCTTTCCGCGAGCCACCTATCGCTTGTCACGAGGTTCCAGATACTCACTGGCACTGCGCTGGGGAGGCGTTGTTGAAACACCGCAAATTGGGTTTGTCGCCTAGGCGTGCCGGCTGCTGTTGTGCCGCCGCACGTCTAACAGGGCATTGAGCCCGTTCGCGGCCCGGCCTAATTCAGGCGTTCGGGAATGTCCGCTCCTGGCCGATAGCGGACACTGGTCGGGCCCCTCGGCCGAGTGGCCGCTTTCGACCCAAAGCGGACACTGGGTCCTCTAATCGTGCCGGGCCACTCGGTCCGGGTAGCCTGAGTCCCAGTACGAGAAAAGCCCCAGGGGACTGCAAATGAAACTTGGAATCTTGTTGGCCACGGCCCTCCTGTCGCTGGGCTGCAGTGCTGCTCAACCGCCGGCAAAAACCTGCGCGTCCGTGAGCTCTGTCAAGGCGCATCCCGAGGGGTGTGTCAGGCGGGAAATTCGAATGACGGCGTACCTGATTTCGACGCGACATGGCGAATATCTGGTCGACACGCCCGACGGAACCGATGTGCTAAGCGCAGAAGTTTCGGGTGGCGCGTCGGAGCTCTTGGAAGATCTCGGCCGGGCGAATGCCGGGAACCCTTACGCTTCGATCTACGGCGTCTTTGAAGGCCGCCTCGTTACTGATGAGCGCGGAAAGCCGATCAAGCTGCTGATCAACTCACAAGTTCATTGACAGGGGCGAGTGCCCGCTTCTGGCCGATAGCGGTCATTTGCCGTAGACGTCTGCTTTCGACCCGAAGCGTGACACCACGCTCTAGCTGCGGCGCCCGCGCTCAAACCAGCGGCACGCGCCGTATCCAATTGCCAACCCGACAATCGGACGAACGAACAAGACAGGGAAAAACGCCGACAGTCGCAGGGTCCGCCGGGGCAAGCCGACCCTGGTAGCCTGGCCCTGGTTACGTCATTCGACCCAAGAAATATTCCTACGGCGGGCGCACCAGGAACACGCTATCTGGTTCTCTGGCAACAGGGGGTCAAGCTGGTGAAAAACGTCCTGATCCTTCTCCTCGTCGCCGGCATCGCCTGGCTCGGGTACGCAAAGTACAGCCCGAAACCTGCCAGCGGCTCCGCTGGGCAGCGCCTCGCAAGCGTTTCGTCCGCCTCGATTCCGCCGGCTCGCGACGATGAAGCCGTCGCCTCATTGTTCAAGTGCGACGGGCGCACCATGTGCTCCCAAATGACGTCATGCGCTGAAGCGACGTACTTTGTCCAGCACTGTCCCAACACCAGGATGGACGGCAACAACGATGGCGTTCCATGCGAACGGCAGTGGTGCAACTGATGTCCGCTTCTCGCCAATAGTGGACCGGCACGATGTCGATCCATGCGTTTCGAAAACTCAGGCCGCGCCACCAAGCGGACATTGAAGCCAATCCTTTCAGCAGCTAGCGTCGGTGTCTAAATTCGTCAAGGAAAGCGCGAAGAGTATGGCGATGAATGACGAGAACAAGGCTGGAGCTGCGGCTGTTTGGATGCTAATGCCCACAGTCGGTGGCGTTCTGGGATTTACAGCAATCGGGTGGTACCCCTGGCTGGCATGTTCGGCAGTGACCGGGCTGATCACCTGGGACATGCTCAGCGAATGGCGCTCACGAAAGACATTCCTGGGCTGTCTTGGAGGCGCGGCAATTGCTGGGATTTCTTCTCACTGGATATTTCGGTTGCCAGATGGATCAGTCTCCGGCCGCGGCATCATGCTGATTGTTCTCCCCGCGTTGGTTGCCCTCAGTTTCTTTGCCATGAAGATTCATGCAATCGAGACTGGGGAAGACGACTAGATGCTGCCCTTGGTTCCTCTCCTCGTCAGTGGCTTTTAGATGTCCGCTTTCGACCCAAAGCGGACATTCGGATTAGTTCCGGATCAACGCTACAGTGTCGCCGCAGGCAAGGAACGGGGGACAAACAGGAAATGAAACTTGGGCCTTTCTTGATCGTGCTTTTGGCGCTGCCATTAGCCGGATGCGCAGGCGGCACCCAGGAGCCTGTGGAAATTCGCAATGCCTGCAACACGTTCGTTTCCGAGGGCGCACCAAGACAGACGCCGGAATTACGGCATGGCAAGGGCGGGCTGGAGCTCATCGTGTCGTTCACACCTGCCAAGGACCCCGAAGCCGATGCGGTCTTCAAGGCTGCAAAGCGCGGCCCTACAACTTTGATCGTTTTTCCGAGCAAAGAGCGCGTGCAGGCGCTCGGCGAGGAAGACGGGTACCTCGTTCTCTCGGTGCAGTCGGAGGCCGACGCCAAGCGCGTGGAGCGCTTGCTCTGCTTTTAGCAGTCGCACAGCAGTAGCACCTAAGACTCTTGCGGATGTCCGCTTCTGGCCGATAGCGGACATTCGTTTTCCGGAGGATTGAAGTGAACTCGCGACGCAAGATCTGTGCCCGTCGACTCAACAACGACGACGACCCGCTTTCCACTGATTGCGGCGGCGACTGCTGGGGTTGCGTTGGACCCCATGGAAGACGGTTGGCCACAGTCAGCCGCGAAGGTCGCCGAAGAAATCGTTGCGGGGCTCCGGGAGCCCGACGGGACCGCGAAACCACCGCCCCAGTGATGTCCGCTCCTGGCCGATAGCGGGCATCCAACCTGAGCGTCCGCTTCCGACCCAAAGCGGACATTCGAAGTGTCATAACTCCGTCGCCCTTGGCCCAGTCATGAGCTTGTTGGTCCGCCCCAGCTTGCATAAGCTCATTGGACCTATTGAGAGGGTTGCCATGAAGTTCAAGTCGCCGGTGTCCAGCCGTTACGCAGCGATGCTGATGGTTCTTGCTGCAGTCATCCACTCGCTGGTGGCCTTTGATCTAGTGCTGCACTTCATTCCGGATACACCGGAGGCTCAAGCCTTGTGGGCAGTTGGACCGCTGGTTAAGTGCCTGTGGATCGCCTTTGTCATTCTGGGAGCGGCAACCGCCATCCTCCTGTACCGCGCTCCCCTGGCTGGCTTCTTGTCATCCCTGTTGGCGAGCGCGTGCCTCTACTTGGCCAGCGTCGGTCTCTGGCAAGGCGTGAAAGGAGGGTTCTGGATTGTCATGGCTGCCAACGTGCTGGCTGCATTTGGCGCGTGGCAGGCAATTCGCCCCAAGACGACTCGCGGCTCGGCTTGATTGTTGGCGAATGTCCGCTTCTGGCCGAAAGCGGACATTCGCCCACCCGGCTTCGACCCATTGCAGACATTCGATCGGTTCGGCCGCCTTCCGGCCGGCGATCACGAGACCAACGATGACCGCCATCGCCTGCGCTTGACGTAGAACCTACGGATGCCGGCCGCAACCGTTCGCGTCACTTGCACATCCAGAAGGTCGACAGCGGGAGACTCGCTAATGAGAGCTGGAACTGTCGCCCTGGTGGCAATGTGGCTAGCCGTGTCAATGATTTCGCGCGCCGCCGAGCCCCAGGCCAGGCCAACGTACTTGCAGAGCGAAAACCCGACCACGCCGATCGTGGCGCAATCCCGCGCAGTCTGGGACGCGTTGCCGAGCGGGTCGGTGCCTCCATCGACGCCACTGAAGGTCGTGCGCCCCGGTCAGTTTTCCTACATGCCGCCCGTCACGGAAGTCGCGTCACCCGATCACCGGCAAGTGGCGGGCACGCAGGACGGCAACCTCTACGTCCGTCCGGCAACGAGCGATTCCGTTCGCGTGTTGGCAACGGCCGACGACGCCGGGCACTGGGACATCGAAGGTGCGCTCTGGTCGCCCGATGGCGCATCGCTGGCCGTCAAGAAGATCGACGACGCCCAGGTGCCGCTGACCACGCTGACGGGCGAACAATTCGGCCCGACGAAAATGCGGAAGGTGCGCTATTCGCGCGTGGGCCAGCCGTTGCCGAAGACGCAACTGTACGTCGTCGACGCAAGTACGGGCCGGGCGACGCCCATCCTGCACGATCCTGCCCAACCTTATGTCCAATTGCTGGAGTGGCGCCACGATTCGCGCCAGTTGCGGCTGTTGCGCGCGGATCGTTACCAGACCCACCTGGACTTGCTGGTCGCCGATCCCCGCAACGGACAAATTCGCGTGCTGCTGGCGGAACCCAAGCCGATCTCGCTGCTCGGTTTGAACATGCTCGATGGCTACACCCAACAATTGCTCGCGCAGAAGATCGTCACTTTTCTGCCCGACGACTCGTTCGTCTGGACCAGCGACCGCACGGGGTTCCGGCATCTGTATCACTACAACGCAGATGGCACGCTGCGCCGTGCATTGACCGAACAACACATGGCAGGTTGGGTCGACCGCGTCATCGAAGTGGACGTGCCGAACCGGATCGTCTACGCGAAGGCCAATGGCCACGCCCGCAATCCCTATTTCGATCGACTGGTCCGCATCGAGCTCGACACCGGCAAGATCACCACGATCGCCGAAGCCGACCACATCCCGGCCATCAAGTTTTCAGCGGACAAGAGCAGGCTCTGGCTGATCCGGGCGGGATTTCCGCAAACGCGTCGCATCGAGGAGATCACCAGCACGGGCACCGCGGTCAGGACGGTGTGGGAAGCCGACTGGCGGGAGGCCGTCGCGAATGGATACGCGGCCCCCGAAACCGCGCTGGTGCCCGCGGCGGACGGCAAGACGCTGCTTCGCGCCATCGTGGTGGCCCCGCATCCGCTCGAACCCGGCAAACGCTACCCGGTCATCCAGGACATCTACGGCGGCCCGAACGCCAGCGTCGTGCCGCCCAGCCCGACCAACCAGAACCTCGCCCAGATGCGCCGGATCGCACAGCAGGGCTTCGTGGTGGTGATGCTGGATGGCCGCGGCACGCCCGGGCGCGGGCGCGCATTCCAGAATTTCGGATATGGGCGTTTTGGGCAAGTCGAGCCGGCGGACCAGGTGGCTGGCCTGCGCAACCTGGCCAGGGACCGCCCGTACATGGATCTGTCGCGCGTTGGCGTCATGGGCGGAAGTTGGGGCGGCTACTTCGGATTGCGCACCATGCTGCTGGCACCGGAGCAGTACAAGGCGGGCGTGTTCGCTGCCGGTGCGTTCGAACTGTCGACGATGCGCGTCGCCGCCGAACCGTACATGGGCTGCGCGCCGGACGATTGCGCGGACGCGTATGCCGCCGGATCGAACCTGGCGTTGGTGGAGCGACTGCAGGCACCGCTCCTGATCCTCCACGGCACCGCCGACGACGACGTGCTGATCGAAGAATCCAGGCAACTGGTCTCCGCACTCGAACGCGCCGGCAAGCCGCATACGTTCGTGGCATTGGACGGCGCGACCCACGCGATGTGGGAAGAACCGCAAGCCGACGAGGCGCGCATCGCGTTCTTCCGGCAGCACCTGGTGGAGACGAGCGGGCAGGCCAATGAATCCGCGACCGCAGCGCAGATCGCCGCCGGGATCACGACTGCAAACGCATTCTGGGCCGACGGGATCCGCAGGCAGGATCCGGCCATGCTTGCCCAGGTGATGGCGCCGGAGTATCGACTGACCTTCGAGAACAGCAGCAAGCGCGTCGACCTGGCGAGTTGGATGCGCAACTTCATGACAATGAAGATGCATGGCTACAACCCGAGCATGACCGCCTTGCGCCTGATCGGTCCCGACACCGTCGTGGCAACCGTGGTTTCGGACTGGAACGCGACGCTCTCGAACGGCAATTCCGTGCGGGAGACGTTTGTTGCGCATGACACCTGGGCGTGGCGCGGGAATCGGTGGGTTGCGACGGGGCGCCATGTCGTCGAGCTGAAGGTGCTCGACCAGCCGGATAAGCGGTCGAGTGGAAAGTAGGGGCTGCGCGGATTGCCCTTGCATTGATGCTGGCCACGCTGGCTGGCTGCGGCGGGCAGGGGACGCCTCCCAGCGTCGCGCCCGACGCAGCTCACGTTCCGCCGCCGCCTGACGTTGGGGATACTGAGCCGATGAAACTGCATCGATTGATCTTTTGCGTCGGTTCGCTCCTGGCCGCCGGCCCTGCATTCGCAGGCCCGACCCGATGCGATCTGCACGAATTCAC carries:
- a CDS encoding excalibur calcium-binding domain-containing protein, translated to MTSCAEATYFVQHCPNTRMDGNNDGVPCERQWCN
- a CDS encoding STY0301 family protein, encoding MLRRIVLLGFLAGIASPVLAGEVCPREFHGRIQPVEGSGWEVVSPPDKASVLSLTGLSFSRGHPRDMMVLAPDRVIDHKGASVEVVSVRKGDWVTCVYTDPRSKTGFSLAKKLDVVSSCEIQFRRGKPGALVSNACK
- a CDS encoding prolyl oligopeptidase family serine peptidase, producing the protein MISRAAEPQARPTYLQSENPTTPIVAQSRAVWDALPSGSVPPSTPLKVVRPGQFSYMPPVTEVASPDHRQVAGTQDGNLYVRPATSDSVRVLATADDAGHWDIEGALWSPDGASLAVKKIDDAQVPLTTLTGEQFGPTKMRKVRYSRVGQPLPKTQLYVVDASTGRATPILHDPAQPYVQLLEWRHDSRQLRLLRADRYQTHLDLLVADPRNGQIRVLLAEPKPISLLGLNMLDGYTQQLLAQKIVTFLPDDSFVWTSDRTGFRHLYHYNADGTLRRALTEQHMAGWVDRVIEVDVPNRIVYAKANGHARNPYFDRLVRIELDTGKITTIAEADHIPAIKFSADKSRLWLIRAGFPQTRRIEEITSTGTAVRTVWEADWREAVANGYAAPETALVPAADGKTLLRAIVVAPHPLEPGKRYPVIQDIYGGPNASVVPPSPTNQNLAQMRRIAQQGFVVVMLDGRGTPGRGRAFQNFGYGRFGQVEPADQVAGLRNLARDRPYMDLSRVGVMGGSWGGYFGLRTMLLAPEQYKAGVFAAGAFELSTMRVAAEPYMGCAPDDCADAYAAGSNLALVERLQAPLLILHGTADDDVLIEESRQLVSALERAGKPHTFVALDGATHAMWEEPQADEARIAFFRQHLVETSGQANESATAAQIAAGITTANAFWADGIRRQDPAMLAQVMAPEYRLTFENSSKRVDLASWMRNFMTMKMHGYNPSMTALRLIGPDTVVATVVSDWNATLSNGNSVRETFVAHDTWAWRGNRWVATGRHVVELKVLDQPDKRSSGK